From the genome of Candidatus Cloacimonadota bacterium:
TCAACAGATAGCAGCCTGTCTTCCATGTTGCTCCTTGCATATCATATTTATATATCAATATGTTAGGCTATGGAGGTCTTCCAATAAACGAGGATAAAACCTAACAAACCCAAACATAATGAAACAAACAAATATGTCAATAGCCAAATTACGATCAAATCTTAAAGAAATGAAACGCTCGCAACTACCTAACGCAGTTAATGAAGAAATCACGTAATCAATATTCTGAGTCCGGATTACTTATAAATGAAACTGACTTTGGAATCTTGTCTATATGTTATCACCCCTAATCAAATGATAATAACTCTTGTACAAGCCTATACACTCTGGTACAGAAATCCTCAGGAAAATCAATATGAGGTTTATCGATTGATCTCGCCCTATCAATTGCAATATCAGTTAGTGGTAGGATTTCCGAAAATCCCTTCCCAATATCTATGCAGTTTCTTTTTAAGTGTTTTTTCATGTTTTTGGGAGTTAGAAGCTTAGTCAGAACCTTTTTGCTCAATGAGCTTAATTCTTTATAATGGAGTAAAAACCATAACTCGACACATGGGCTACTATAAGCAATGCTAACTCCTTCAGCATCACATTGGTCTTTAACCTCCCTAAGTTCCTTCAATCTATCCTTGTCTCTATCCACCATAATCCAATAGTGTATAGATTTGTTTTTAGAAGAAATTGACAAATTTGCCATGCTTGTTTTCAGAATTTCATATACATGCCAAGGATTTGAGCCATGGTCTCCCTCTTCTCTCGGCGCAATGAACACTTTCGCTCTTATGCGTTTCTTTTTTACAAACTCCTTAATGTACCCCGGTTCGTCCTTTGTCCCTTCACAAGCTATGATGTAAATACCTGGGTCAGTAATCTTGGATTTTCTTTCGAACTGTCTGTTAAATTCATATTTATCATACATAGGGGATTGCTCCATAAAGCCCCTCCATATATGCATTTCTCAAATCTTTATCATTTCTTGTCTTAAACTCCTCAAGTGAGTACAGCGTAGAGCCCATATTCTGATTTTTCCTAACAAACCAAATCGCATCCCTTCTTAACAAACTAGGATCTAGTAAGTTTATATCATGTGAGGTAGCTATCAATTGTGATTCATTTTTTTCTGAATTGCTCACGCAAGTTTCAATAATGTGTTTGGTTAATTTCGGGTGAAGACTCCTATCAAGCTCGTCAATAACAACAATTCTGTTGTTTTTTACGTCACCTAACAGGGGAATCAAATCTAGTAATCTAATAGTGCCATCAGACTCATCGGGGAAATCGAACTCAACTTGCTTATTGCTGTTGGGTATATCATGGATAAATGTCATCATTTTAAAAAAAGGCATTTTGTTTTTAAACCCCATAATATAACGACTTCTTGGTGTATGTATTAGAGTTAATGAGTCAGCTAAAGGTTTTGTGTTTAAGATGATGTCTCTAAAAACTTGTTCGGGGATGTTTCGCTCCACATCTTTTTGATCAACATCAATGAACCTTATATCTGATATTCCTGTATCACAACTGATTAATGTCTCCCGATATAGTTTTTGGAGATCCATGTTGGTGTACATATGAAGATAATCACCTCTTCTAGTATTGGGATAGATTATTACTAGCTTATCGAACCATTTGTAAACAGACTTGTACAATGGAAGCTGTTTTTGCCTTAGTTCCTTTAACAATAGTCTGTTGTCTGGAGTACCCCTGTTAACGAATTCGTAGAATTCTTTATCTTTTTTTGAGTTAAACTCAGACTCTCCCCAGTCTATAACACGTTTCGTGTCTTTAGCTTTCCTAAGAAAAAGTGGCTTCAACCGTGTTGGAGTGATTTGATAAAGCCACTCCTCAGGATACTTTCCACTGTCATATAGAAAACCATACCGATACAGATTGTTGTCACATTTGAAGTCTATTTCTAACCTACTTTCTGACTCTAATACTGGATCTTGTAGCTTAAAATGTGTC
Proteins encoded in this window:
- a CDS encoding ATP-binding protein, translating into MIIRASMRNFLSFDEENELSMVASKVSSHPEQLFQDIEKPVKKVLKLSLIFGPNASGKSNVVKAIDFIRRSVTGRISAMLPTTTHFKLQDPVLESESRLEIDFKCDNNLYRYGFLYDSGKYPEEWLYQITPTRLKPLFLRKAKDTKRVIDWGESEFNSKKDKEFYEFVNRGTPDNRLLLKELRQKQLPLYKSVYKWFDKLVIIYPNTRRGDYLHMYTNMDLQKLYRETLISCDTGISDIRFIDVDQKDVERNIPEQVFRDIILNTKPLADSLTLIHTPRSRYIMGFKNKMPFFKMMTFIHDIPNSNKQVEFDFPDESDGTIRLLDLIPLLGDVKNNRIVVIDELDRSLHPKLTKHIIETCVSNSEKNESQLIATSHDINLLDPSLLRRDAIWFVRKNQNMGSTLYSLEEFKTRNDKDLRNAYMEGLYGAIPYV
- a CDS encoding RloB family protein, producing MEQSPMYDKYEFNRQFERKSKITDPGIYIIACEGTKDEPGYIKEFVKKKRIRAKVFIAPREEGDHGSNPWHVYEILKTSMANLSISSKNKSIHYWIMVDRDKDRLKELREVKDQCDAEGVSIAYSSPCVELWFLLHYKELSSLSKKVLTKLLTPKNMKKHLKRNCIDIGKGFSEILPLTDIAIDRARSIDKPHIDFPEDFCTRVYRLVQELLSFD